The DNA region GGTATTTGTTTTTTCAATGGTAACAACGCTATCTTCCAGACCTTTGCAATTGCATGCATCGTTTAAAAAATTGTTGTTTGCTTTTTTTATTGCGGTTGGTATTTATGTAATTTCGGCTAATAAGAGCAATGATTTATTATTGTTTACCATAGCTCCTTTGGCAATGATAACAACGGCACATATCGAAATGCCCCAACAAAAATTGAATCAAGAGTTGGCTTTAGGCGTTTTAATTTTGTGTAGTTTATTTTGTTTTTTCTCCCAATTATAATTTGATTCCGTAGGCCAAATCACCAGCATCACCCAGACCGGGAATAATGTAGCTGTGTTCATTGAGTTTTTCATCTAATGCAGCAATCCAAAGATGACAATTTTCGGGTAGATGTTGTTGTAAATAGGCTATTCCTTCTGGAGCTGCAATAGTTACTGCAATGTGAATTTCTTTGGGAGTTCCTCTTTCTATCAAACGTTTATAAACCGCTATAATAGATTGTCCAGTTGCCAGCATTGGATCAACAAGTAAAAGATATTTGTCATTAATATCGGCTATGGCTTGATATTCAACTTTTATTTCAAAATAATCATCATTGTTAGGATGGTAGCGGTAGGCCGAAATAAATCCATTTTCGGCTTTATCAAAATAATTTAAAAAGCCCAAATGCATACTTAAACCCGCTCTTAAAATCGAACAGATCACCACTGAATTGGCAATTTGAGTTGTTTTTTTAATACCTAATGGTGTTTGAATAGCTATTTCTTTATATTCTAAATTTTTGCTAATTTCATAAGCCATGATTTCGCCAATCCGTTCTATATTTCGTCTAAAACGCATGGCATCATTATGAACATTAACATCTCTTATTTCTCCTAAAAAATGATTTAGAATGCTGTTCTTTTCTGATAAATAATGAATTTGCATAATTGATTTTTTTGGGTTTGAAATGAAGAATATAAAATAGAATTCTTATTTTTTTATAAAAGTATAAAAAGTATCTTTGTCCAAATAAAAATATAGAGATGTTTTCAAAATTAGCTTATTCCGTTTTTGAACAAAGTATAAAAGATTATCACCAATTTGATAATGTTGACCAACCGATAAACAATCCTTATCCTAAGGATCAGTTTGAACATTTATTATATCTAAAAAACTGGATTGATACGGTTCAATGGCATTTTGAAGATATTATTCGTGATCCACAAATTGACCCAGTTGCCGCTTTGACTTTGAAAAGAAGAATTGACGCTTCTAATCAAGAACGTACCGATATGGTGGAATATATTGATAGTTATTTTTTGCAAAAATACAGCAAGGTAGTTGTAAAAGATGATGCCAAAATCAACTCTGAAAGTCCAGCTTGGGCTTTTGACCGTTTGTCTATTTTAGCCTTAAAAATTTATCACATGCAAGAAGAAGCTACACGTGCAGAAGCTACTCAGGAGCACAGAGATAAATGTCAGGAAAAATTAAATGTTCTTTTGGAACAAAGAACCGATTTGTCAACTGCTATTGATGATTTGTTGACTGATATTGAAAATGGTGATAAATTCATGAAAGTGTACAAACAAATGAAAATGTACAATGATGATGAATTGAACCCGATTTTGTATCAGGCAAAAAAATAAAAATACAATTTTACCATTAAGGGATTAAACCAATTAAGTAAAACTTAATGATTCTTATTTTCTTAATGGTTTTATTTCATTAATTAATTGTCAAAAAAATTAAACATATAGCCGTCATGAGACTATCCGCTATGGGAGATGTCGCCATGACGGTTCCTGTTTTACGAGCCTTTGTAAAACAACATCCGGATATTAAAATAACGGTTATTTCCCGTCCGTTTTTCAAGCCTTTTTTTGAAACGATACCCAATATCGGTTTTTTTGCTTTTGATGATAAAGAACGTCATAAAGGCTTTTTGGGCTTACTTCGATTATTTGCCGACCTGAAACAATTAAAAATCGATGCTTTTGCCGATTTACACAATGTTTTGCGTTCTAAAGTGGTGCGTACACTTTTTGCCTTGAGCGGAAAAAAAGTAGCTGCTGTAGATAAAGGTCGTGCTGAGAAAAAAGCACTAACAGCAGCCGAAAATAAAGTGTTTAAACAATTACCCACTATGTTTGAAAGACATACAAAAGTGTTTGAACAATTGGGTTTTGACATTGATTTATCTAATCCTAACTTTCCTGACAAAGCTGTTTTAACGGATGATATTAAAGCAATTATAGGGGATAATCATCAAAAATTAATTGGAATAGCACCTTTTGCACAATACGATTCTAAAGTGTATCCTTTGGATTTAATGGAAGAAGTTATTGCTAAATTAGCAAAAAAATCTTCTAATAAAATACTTCTTTTTGGTGGAGGAAAAAGAGAAATTGAAATTTTAGAATCGATTTCAGCATCCTATGATAATGTCATTACTATAGCTGGAAAAATTAAATTTCAGCAAGAATTAGAATTGATTAGTAATCTTGACGTGATGCTTTCCATGGATTCCGGAAATGCTCATATTGCTGCCCTATTGGGTGTAAAAGTGGTTACGCTTTGGGGAGCCACTCATCCTTTTGCCGGTTTTTCCCCATTTAATCAGCCATTGGAAAATGCCTTGGTTTCCGATAGAAATTTGTTTCCAAAATTACCTACTTCAATATATGGAAACAAAAGAGTAGAAGGTTATGAAGACGCTATGCGTACTATTTCTGTTGATTCTATCCTATCGGCTCTATCCAATTGTATCTAAATTGTTTAGAATATTTTTGTTTTTTTACGACCTTTTTTATGAAAGAATAGTTTTATATTATTTTTAACAATCCTCTTTATTTTTTGTAAGTATATAATGCTAATTTTACTTTTTAATACGTCTGTTTTTTACACTATTTTTTAACTGGTATTAGTCTGTTTTGAGAATTAAGCAGTGTTACTACTTTAAAGCAAAAGTATTTATGAAAAAAACCTTGGGTTTAGTTACAACAATTTTACTTTTAATATCATGTTCGGCTTTTTCTCAAAAAGTAAGTGTTTCTGGTTTAATAACGGATAGTAAAGATAAATCAGCTGTTTATAATTCGGTTGTAGCATTATTAACACCTACCGATTCCATTTTGTATCAATTTACACGTTCAGACAAACAGGGTAAATTTAATTTCAAAGAGGTAAAATCTGGAAATTATATTTTGATGACTTCTCATAATCAATATGCAGATTATGTAGATGTCATTAATGTCAATGGAAAGGATTTAAAGTTAGATAATATTGTTTTAAAAAGTAAAATAGAAGTATTAAGAGAGGTTGTAGTTAAATCGGGTTCCATTAGAATAAAAGGTGATACGACAAGTTATAGAGCCAGTGATTTTGCAGTGAGTGAGAACGCTAATGTTGAAGAACTATTAAAAAAATTACCCGGAATTCAAGTTGATAAAAATGGCGCTATAAAAGCAATGGGTCAAACCGTTCAAAAAGTGTTGGTGGACGGAGAAGAATTTTTTGGTGATGATCCTGGTATGGCTGTCAAAAATTTGAGGGCTGATGCGGTAAAAGTGGTACAAGTTTTTGATAAAAAAAGTGAGCAAGCCGAATTTACAGGAATTGATGATGGTAAAACTCAAAAAACAATTAATCTGAAATTAAAAGAAGACAAGAAGAATGGATATTTTGGAAAAATTGACGGCGCTAATCAGCCTTTTACTGATGCCGACTCCCGATACAATACAAATTTAATGTTTAGTACTTTTAAAGGGAAAAGAAAACTTTCTGCCTTTTTGTTAAATGGAAATACGGGCCAAGATGGTTTGGGATGGGAAGATAGTGAGAAATTTGGAGCTCGCGATAACAGCTGGAGTATGAACATGGATGATGATGGAAATGTAAGTTACGAATGGGCAGGGGGCAATAATGATGATGAAACCTATATAAATACACAAAACGGATTTACTAAAAACACAAATGCAGGTTTACAATACACGAACAAATGGAACGATAAACAAAACCTAAATGTTTCGCCAAAATTCAATAAACAAATTTACACAAACAATAATAGTAGTATTTCGCAAACTCAAATTGGAGATACGCAATTAAATCAAGAAAGAGCCACTGTAACAAACGTGAACAGAAGCAACTTTAAATTGAGTGCAGTTTA from Flavobacterium nitratireducens includes:
- the upp gene encoding uracil phosphoribosyltransferase; translation: MQIHYLSEKNSILNHFLGEIRDVNVHNDAMRFRRNIERIGEIMAYEISKNLEYKEIAIQTPLGIKKTTQIANSVVICSILRAGLSMHLGFLNYFDKAENGFISAYRYHPNNDDYFEIKVEYQAIADINDKYLLLVDPMLATGQSIIAVYKRLIERGTPKEIHIAVTIAAPEGIAYLQQHLPENCHLWIAALDEKLNEHSYIIPGLGDAGDLAYGIKL
- a CDS encoding DUF4254 domain-containing protein; amino-acid sequence: MFSKLAYSVFEQSIKDYHQFDNVDQPINNPYPKDQFEHLLYLKNWIDTVQWHFEDIIRDPQIDPVAALTLKRRIDASNQERTDMVEYIDSYFLQKYSKVVVKDDAKINSESPAWAFDRLSILALKIYHMQEEATRAEATQEHRDKCQEKLNVLLEQRTDLSTAIDDLLTDIENGDKFMKVYKQMKMYNDDELNPILYQAKK
- a CDS encoding glycosyltransferase family 9 protein, which gives rise to MRLSAMGDVAMTVPVLRAFVKQHPDIKITVISRPFFKPFFETIPNIGFFAFDDKERHKGFLGLLRLFADLKQLKIDAFADLHNVLRSKVVRTLFALSGKKVAAVDKGRAEKKALTAAENKVFKQLPTMFERHTKVFEQLGFDIDLSNPNFPDKAVLTDDIKAIIGDNHQKLIGIAPFAQYDSKVYPLDLMEEVIAKLAKKSSNKILLFGGGKREIEILESISASYDNVITIAGKIKFQQELELISNLDVMLSMDSGNAHIAALLGVKVVTLWGATHPFAGFSPFNQPLENALVSDRNLFPKLPTSIYGNKRVEGYEDAMRTISVDSILSALSNCI